The DNA region gattCCCTTTTATAAAACCTTTAAATGTCTGGAAGCCGGCTTAATAGTAGACCCAGTGACGCATGCGCACTGAAGACGTGTGTCATAACGCGAGTAGGTGGCTACTTACTAGGAAAACAAAGACAGGCGGCTGTGAGTCTACAGCTACAGAGGGCGCAGCTTTGACGATGGACTATCTGAACTACTCATACAGAAAGCAAGCTAAACACTTAGAAACAACTATCTGACACCGACAGCTACTTAAAAAGTTTGATTTGGAGGCGTTGGGTTTCTTCATTGTGAGAATTTTTTATCAGGAATCCACAGGTCTTGTTTACATTCATGAATATAGCCATGAAAGAAAAGCCTCCGCTTTTAATTTAAGAGACGGCGCTTTTAATTCAGTCTGGATGTTTCTGTTTCGGTAAGAAGGATCTTTTTTTCAAGAATAGCAAGAAACCTTTAGTTAGTCCTGTTAGtttcaatgtttgtttttaaactcAGGAAATGTAGTCGCTACAAAGCTCTGTATCGTGACTTTTATAAACAGCATTTATTACAGGTAACGGGAATTGGCGCGGTTTTCCAGGTACAtctatttcattattttaatatttccattgattttttttctttattatacTGCTTTCTTTGTCTCTCTACTGtttgttgtaaaatatattttgaagcTTTGCAACAAGGCAAACTGCGAAAAGCGCtattgaaataaatgtgaattGTCTGAcgctgtccgtggtgctgatTTACTGATCTCACATCAGTTACGCGGGATTTATATTCAACTAATGTACCTAATATACAGAGAGGTATCCCATTTAATGCAGGTTATTATGTGATTTACACTgaattttaatgatttattttgcTAACAGGAAGACTCAATCTGAGACGCCGCCCTATTATTAGAGTTCTCAGGATGGCAACTCAAGGCAAGGTTGGGTTGCATTTATTGTTGCTGTACTTATTTGCTGGTAagtgtttaacattttaaatgtctAATGTACTTGATAGCCTATAAGATATTTTCAGGTCGCCTTTTTGTTTATGAATCATTTCTTATACAGTGAAGAAATAAAGACAATACATTACACTTCAGAGGAAATAGTAATGTTAAGAACAAGATGCAATTGTTAAGTTTTAAGATTCTTAAAGTGAAATCCATTTTTAatcattacattaaaatatatgtttactGTATATTGTACTTATAATAGTAATATACATAATTCTGTGCACTTGTGTTTTGGTCGTTTTTGTATTACAGTTTTTAATTATACACCAAAATGTTTGCACACATCTGCAGAGCTTTCCTACACATACTTTATGCATATTAAGTCTCAGTCCCAAGTAACACAAAAATTGCCATTCCTACAATCAAAAAATAAATCACACTGCCTCTCTTCACAGATTGTAAGATATCTGgcgaaatacatttttaaaattggTTTACAGTCAGATTTGATCTGGCACTAAGTTCTACTATACATAAGTGATGCTTATGTCATCATAATTGGCAAATCACATTAAGTGTTACCATATGTGGCCCACATCAAAAGAAAAGACAAAATCATTGCTGACAGCTTGTGCTTGAGGCTGTGAGTTATATAAGATGGCCTCTATTTCCACAGTGGCAGAGGTTGTGCTCATGGTTGAACACTGTTATAATATACACATCACTGACCCCTGAACCCAGTCTCTTTTCAATGATATGCAGTCAGCCTCTGTCAGTGTACTTAAAGGTGTAATGTTGTCTGACCAGTAGTCTGCAGTGAGCTGACCTCAAATGAAGATGGCTCTTTTTGGAAATGGAGCTTGTAATGGAAAAATTATCTCCGGTAGTCCCTTGACAGATCTCGAATTTAATTGACCTCTTTAAAATATTCGCAAATTGAAGCTATGTTTTAGGAAGATTGTTAACTATTTACGACAAAGGCCAATGTAACTTGACATCTTTTTAAGCTTTCAAGCTCAGAGACATCAGTGCATCAGTAGTACAGTGGTGTGTGATTGGATAGTGATGCACTTTGGGATTTGTGTGCAGTGCAGGACGGCAGTCTGGTTTGTGTAGATGTGCCATCGGAGACAGAGGCCGTCAAAGGGGGTTTTATGAAGTTGACCTGCATCTTCTGCATGAAACGAGAGGAGATCAATGCATGGACCACAGTGGATTGGTACTACATCGGTGCGGATAAAAGCAGCGTGCTTGTGAGTTCTTATTTTACTGTAGattcttttaaaaacaaataaaaccaaaataaaaaaacatgcatttggcatttatgtttgtttgtattGTATATAACCGATAACTGATGGATAGTTCATAGAGTGAACCCATACATATAGTTCTACATGAATGCCCACTTTATATTGAGTTtatattagggctgcacgatttgggtaatttttcccattgcggttattcatgctaatattgcgatgtgcgattgcgattataataaattgtatcatgagtcaacttgatgggttttaaggaaaatccacacacagtttagtgataatgctaaaatgtgtatttttaaaactagaaatgttttcgtattgccacgtgatgtagcaactgctcagtgtcagtaatcctaaatccaaaatactgccatacaacagacgtagagtttttttttagctaccagatcactgtcaacctcctctgcattcatcttcgctctggtatttCCGCGCTGCGCACACACAAGTGACGACGCACACCACACAGGTGCATGTCACACATGCACTAccttttttgttcgtttttctttcttttttttaaacagcaaggaaaatcatcaaactgttatcagaaagttggtgttaacaagtccacacatggatttatttaatataattgcaacattttgctgtcatataattgcacaggctgacattgcgattgcgattgcgatgcgattaattgtgcagcactagttTATACTAGTGTTTACTAGAATATAAATTCAAAATGCATGGCTGACAAATGTGCTGCATGGAGCAAGTACTTTATCTATTATTATCTTCTCTTGTTGTGATACTTAAtaattaaaagtcaaatataaaatacatatttcaGATTTTTCAGTACAATGGTGAGCCGCGTGAGCCGAAGAACTTAAAGGACCATTGGAGGGGTCGTCTGGTGTGGAACGGCAGCAAGGACATGCAGGACATTTCTATTGGCATTCAAAATGTCAGTCTAAATGACACTGGCACTTATGAATGCAAGGCTT from Paramisgurnus dabryanus chromosome 8, PD_genome_1.1, whole genome shotgun sequence includes:
- the scn3b gene encoding sodium channel regulatory subunit beta-3 isoform X1 gives rise to the protein MATQGKVGLHLLLLYLFAVQDGSLVCVDVPSETEAVKGGFMKLTCIFCMKREEINAWTTVDWYYIGADKSSVLIFQYNGEPREPKNLKDHWRGRLVWNGSKDMQDISIGIQNVSLNDTGTYECKAFRLYKYESFTLFGNKTITIDLHVKETAYLLEGTTTDITALYSEIMMYVLLVFLTFWLLVEMIYCYRKISKSDEQTQDSATDYLAIPSENKENPGPAVTE
- the scn3b gene encoding sodium channel regulatory subunit beta-3 isoform X2 is translated as MATQGKVGLHLLLLYLFAVQDGSLVCVDVPSETEAVKGGFMKLTCIFCMKREEINAWTTVDWYYIGADKSSVLIFQYNGEPREPKNLKDHWRGRLVWNGSKDMQDISIGIQNVSLNDTGTYECKAFRLYKYESFTLFGNKTITIDLHVKETATTDITALYSEIMMYVLLVFLTFWLLVEMIYCYRKISKSDEQTQDSATDYLAIPSENKENPGPAVTE